The genomic segment AATGCTGTGGCTGATATTAGCTTCGGAATACTTATGGATATAAATATCAACCTGTTCCCAATAGCCCTTGTCATCACGGATTTTTTTACAGAAGGAGCAGAGCGGCAATATGCCTCTCAAGGTTTTAATTTCATTTAAAGTTTGTTTAAGTTTGATTATGAGTTCTTCCTTTTCGGTCTCGGCCTTCTTTCTGGCTGTGATATCGCGTATAAGCCCGTCATAAGCAATCAGTTGATTTTGCTTGTCATAGCGTCGAACGATAGTATTTTGTACCCATCTGATCAAGCCGTCCTTATGGTAGATTCTGTGTTCAAGAACAGAAGAGTCTTGTCCAGCGAGTATGTCAGAAATTTGTACTAAAACGCTGTTCCGATCTTCCTCATGGATCATATTCAACCACAGATAGGGGTCAGCGTCATATTCGTCAGCGGAAAATCCTGTAACCCCCGGGCATGCTTGGCTATGTGTTGTCTTGGTAACAACGCCGTTCTCTATCGTAACAGTGTATGTATAATCAGTCACAGCTTTAAGGAGTTCGTCATATCTCCTTTCACAATTTTCCAAAGCAAGCTTAAGATCATTTTGCTCTGTAATTTGACTGTTAGAGTGTGTCATCTATGCCTGCCATATTCGATATAATGGGTGGCGAGTGGCTTTAACCCGAAAATTTCATGGAAATTTTTCACCCTTTGGGTTAGCCCCGCATTCCAGGTTTCTGTTCAGTCGGGACTGACATTCTTTACTTTATACTTTATAATGGATATCATATGAAACCGGCAACTGCAAAAACATTTTATGCAATCTTCGGGCCAAGGGTATTTCATTAATCCGTCAGGATTGCGACGCCCGGCGGCGGGTACGGCCCGGTTAAGGGCTAGCGGGGCGGCAGGAAGTCCTGCAAATTGATGACCTTTTCGCCCTTGGCGGCGGCCTTCACGCTTTCCCAGGTTCCGCGCACTTTGGCCTTGCGGAGTTCGTTGATGACGCTTTGGAGTTCAGGGCTGTTTTCGATCAGCGTTTTGATTTGATCTTCAAGCGCTTTCCAGCGTGCGTCCAGGTCTTGGGTATCCAGTTCAAAATTTCCTAGAGATGACAGCACCGCGCCCAAATGAGACAGCAACCCGAAATGGGTGGTATTCTGGAGGTAATACGGGCAATGGCACCAAAGGCTGATGCATTCAAAACCCCGTTTGACGCCTTCGGATTGTATCGTGGAATGAATGGCGCTGGGGCCCTGATAGGAAACCGGAACGATATTTTGTTGTTTCAGCCTGGAAAAGACTTCCGGATTTGAGGCAATCCCTGAAATAATCCTGTCCGTATGCACCACGTTGTCATACATGCTGCCCAGAGTGATGACGGTTTCAACGCCGAGTTTGCGGCAAAGGGAAAACAGTTCATCGGCAAAACGATACCACTGAAGGCTGGGCTCACCGGCTTCCAGGATAACAAAATCGACGGTGCCGGAGTCGTTGCGGGCGGCATAAAAGGAGCTGCCCGGCGGCGTCAGGCGCTTCAGCGTTCCGGCGACGATATCCACCTCGGGACGGTTGACATCATAATGGTAAAATACATCCGGATTGATGTCGGCAAACGCTTGCGCTTTAAATTTAGCGATTAAGTAGGCTGCCATGCCTTTGGAAATCCCCAGCGCATTTCCCCAGCCGTCAAACCCCGCGATCAAAAGGGGTGCTTTCAGTTCCGGCAATTTGGTCACATGAATTCCCTGTGCTTCCATACCCATAATTTGACATTCAGGCGACACAAAGTCAAGGTGATCGTTTCTCCTCACTGATGACGGCCGTACCGCACTTGATGTGAGGCTCGAAGCGGAAACCGTTTGGCTCAGTCTCAACCAAATGACGGATTTGTTCCAGCACACTGGAGCGCCTCGACTTTATCAGATCCGAGGGTCGGGTGTTGG from the Candidatus Desulfatibia profunda genome contains:
- a CDS encoding PAS domain-containing protein produces the protein MTHSNSQITEQNDLKLALENCERRYDELLKAVTDYTYTVTIENGVVTKTTHSQACPGVTGFSADEYDADPYLWLNMIHEEDRNSVLVQISDILAGQDSSVLEHRIYHKDGLIRWVQNTIVRRYDKQNQLIAYDGLIRDITARKKAETEKEELIIKLKQTLNEIKTLRGILPLCSFCKKIRDDKGYWEQVDIYIHKYSEANISHSICPECAKTHYPDLQIYGDE
- a CDS encoding PAC2 family protein; translation: MTKLPELKAPLLIAGFDGWGNALGISKGMAAYLIAKFKAQAFADINPDVFYHYDVNRPEVDIVAGTLKRLTPPGSSFYAARNDSGTVDFVILEAGEPSLQWYRFADELFSLCRKLGVETVITLGSMYDNVVHTDRIISGIASNPEVFSRLKQQNIVPVSYQGPSAIHSTIQSEGVKRGFECISLWCHCPYYLQNTTHFGLLSHLGAVLSSLGNFELDTQDLDARWKALEDQIKTLIENSPELQSVINELRKAKVRGTWESVKAAAKGEKVINLQDFLPPR